From a single Cotesia glomerata isolate CgM1 linkage group LG6, MPM_Cglom_v2.3, whole genome shotgun sequence genomic region:
- the LOC123267988 gene encoding uncharacterized protein LOC123267988: MKKNEKVNDFCERFDQIIREYDSCGDGEKLTEQEIRSAFYQAITPVTPQLMFADFLKISQSKEMMTLNEMKSFILQLEAEKKTGDGDDTVKAQIAKFDSKTRCYRCAKTGRRIEDCPLSKDLWFCYFCQDIKNQKGAECKEGRLKSKILNNDNIKSRGKVDRRGFIKDRNNVNSKPYNNDRRFKNCNKNNQQSAQNAPKRDSRSAKRVTDERQDDTDESEVDLQRKEGDSENIEVKDSSIRNEEEVTTPPEIEQHPENPDDDMFNWDSSLITENTIKLDDIESIKNLEELFTSNPLEQGTTESSKINEAMLWHVRLGHASLNYLKKLQKVYSKLEKVRFDDSILDCEICIMSKMQKLPFKEVRRRASRPLQIIHTDTMGPIKQTSHPGHKRFINVYIDDYYRLARAYPVKTKDESGETLEKFLISTRNLVGKDEKV, translated from the exons ATGAAAAAGAATGAGAAGGTCAATGACTTCTGTGAAAGATTTGACCAGATCATTAGAGAATATGATTCTTGCGGAGATGGAGAAAAATTAACTGAGCAAGAGATTAGATCAGCTTTTTATCAAGCTATAACCCCTGTAACTCCTCAACTAATGTTCGCAGATTTTCTTAAGATATCTCAGTCAAAAGAGATGATGAcattaaatgaaatgaaatctTTTATTCTACAGTTAGAAGCAGAAAAAAAGACCGGAGATGGAGATGATACTGTTAAAGCACAGATAGCAAAATTTGACAGCAAGACAAGATGTTACAGATGTGCTAAGACTGGACGTAGAATCGAGGACTGTCCATTGTCAAAAGACTTGTGGTTTTGCTATTTTTGCCAGgacattaaaaatcaaaaaggtGCAGAATGCAAGGAAGGAAGACTCAAAAGTAAGATTttgaataatgataatataaaatcTAGAGGTAAAGTAGATAGACGAGGTTTTATTAAAGATAGAAATAATGTGAATTCTAAGCcatataataatgatagaCGTTTTAAGAattgtaataagaataatcaACAGTCAGCTCAAAATGCACCTAAACGGGACAGTAGAAGTGCAAAAAGAGTGACTGATGAAAGACAAg ATGACACCGATGAATCAGAAGTAGATTTACAAAGGAAGGAGGGAGATTCAGAAAACATAGAGGTCAAGGATTCTTCAATTAGGAATGAGGAAGAAGTTACAACACCTCCAGAAATAGAACAACATCCTGAAAATCCAGATGATGACATGTTTAATTGGGATTCTAGTTTAATAACTGAAAATACAATTAAGTTAGATGACATCGAGAGCATCAAGAATTTAGAAGAGCTATTCACATCAAATCCATTAGAGCAAGGGACAACAGAGtcaagtaaaataaatgaagCTATGTTATGGCATGTAAGACTTGGTCAtgcttcattaaattatctcaagAAGTTACAGAAAGTATACAGTAAATTAGAAAAAGTTAGATTTGATGATTCAATTCTAGATTGTGAAATATGTATTATGTCAAAGATgcaaaaattaccatttaaaGAAGTTAGAAGACGAGCATCAAGACCATTACAAATAATACATACGGACACGATGGGTCCAATAAAACAAACTTCACACCCAGGACACAAAAGATTTATAAATGTGTACATAGATGATTACTACAGATTAGCTAGAGCATACCCAGTAAAGACTAAAGATGAATCAGGAGAAacattagaaaaatttctaatatctACAAGAAATTTAGTCGGCAAAGATGAAAAAGTATGA